From the genome of Terriglobia bacterium:
CTTCGTCGCCGTAAACCGCCTTCACCAGCGCCGTTCTCGACATCCGGGCGTCCATGCCGGCGATCCCGCCGAAGCAGGCGCAGCTTCCGCACGCGACGAGCAGCTTCGACCGCTCCCGGATGCGCCGGACGGCCTTCTCCTCCCTCTCGCTGCCGACGGAGCCCTCCACCAGGGCCAGGTCGAGGGGCGACTCCTCGTCGTTCGCGGACGAGCCGGCGAGGAAGTCCACGATCTCCAACGCTCCGATCATCTGCAGCAGCTGGTCCTCGCAGT
Proteins encoded in this window:
- a CDS encoding NADH:ubiquinone oxidoreductase, whose product is MKPRVGIFGMSGCWGEQIVILNCEDQLLQMIGALEIVDFLAGSSANDEESPLDLALVEGSVGSEREEKAVRRIRERSKLLVACGSCACFGGIAGMDARMSRTALVKAVYGDE